In a genomic window of uncultured Sphaerochaeta sp.:
- a CDS encoding LicD family protein: MITLQEMQQIELGIMKEVHSFCVEHNLRYSLAYGTLLGAVRHQGFIPWDDDMDIMMPRPDYEQFLATFSFAGFEVVSPQNDEYHYPYAKVYDTRTFLHEELRNIYPRLGVFIDIFPVDGLPEKRNEQLALYRKQRVRYKLHMSMKYHFSKEWSYSKNILIAIGRTIGEFYSLHTLTVQIDKQAQKQPFGLTQQCAVLTGELGLLPMECGAFNQLDSLEFEGSQFFTIAGYDKYLRNLYGEYLLLPPLEKRKSEHRYALGWINEV, from the coding sequence ATGATAACCTTGCAGGAAATGCAGCAGATTGAACTTGGAATCATGAAAGAGGTTCATTCATTCTGTGTTGAGCACAATCTTCGGTACTCACTTGCATACGGCACCTTGCTAGGAGCTGTACGTCACCAAGGGTTCATCCCTTGGGATGATGATATGGACATCATGATGCCAAGACCCGATTACGAGCAATTTCTTGCGACCTTTTCTTTTGCTGGCTTTGAGGTAGTATCACCCCAAAATGATGAGTACCACTATCCCTATGCCAAGGTCTATGATACGAGAACATTTTTGCACGAAGAACTCCGTAATATTTACCCTAGACTTGGAGTGTTTATCGACATTTTTCCTGTTGATGGACTCCCTGAAAAGCGAAACGAGCAACTAGCTTTATACCGGAAACAACGGGTACGTTACAAACTCCATATGAGCATGAAGTATCACTTCTCCAAAGAGTGGTCATACTCAAAAAATATATTGATTGCAATAGGAAGAACCATTGGAGAATTCTATTCTTTGCACACCCTGACTGTTCAGATAGATAAGCAAGCTCAGAAACAGCCATTTGGCTTGACTCAGCAATGTGCGGTGCTAACGGGAGAACTTGGATTGTTGCCAATGGAATGTGGAGCATTCAACCAATTGGATTCTCTTGAATTCGAGGGTTCTCAGTTTTTCACTATTGCTGGATATGATAAATACCTACGCAATTTGTATGGTGAGTACCTATTGTTGCCCCCACTGGAGAAACGAAAAAGTGAGCATCGGTATGCATTGGGATGGATAAATGAAGTGTGA
- a CDS encoding glycosyltransferase family A protein, translating to MPFVTILTPTYNRAHTLSRVYESLCTQTFMDFEWLVIDDGSSDGTKELIESFAKQATFPIRYYYKPNGGRHTALNYALDKIQSPYVLNIDSDDALAMNALQLVHDAWERVPQDDYDRFWCVSGRCQEASTGKLVGKPYPEDINTLIGRKQHKKILKYPGEKSCCRKVEVLKRYPFPVFSDTKFVSEGMVWEKINQHYDQFCTNDIFRIYYTDSTDSLTSGAMHSSMRWRTYYYVAQFYLNECFSQITYNPTVRRALLSVSRCALLSHTPMKEVLGGLSAWYTKVLVCLGYPLAWIILKFQRIPY from the coding sequence ATGCCTTTTGTTACCATCCTTACCCCTACCTACAATCGTGCTCATACCTTGTCCAGAGTGTACGAGAGCCTATGTACACAAACATTCATGGACTTTGAATGGCTTGTTATTGATGATGGGTCATCGGATGGAACCAAAGAACTCATCGAAAGCTTTGCCAAGCAAGCCACGTTTCCCATACGATACTACTATAAACCCAACGGGGGCAGACACACTGCTCTGAATTATGCGCTGGATAAGATCCAGAGTCCCTATGTACTGAACATCGATTCCGATGATGCACTTGCCATGAATGCTTTGCAATTGGTCCACGATGCTTGGGAGAGAGTTCCCCAAGACGACTACGACCGTTTTTGGTGTGTTTCCGGTCGATGCCAAGAGGCTTCTACAGGGAAGCTGGTAGGAAAGCCATATCCAGAGGACATCAATACACTGATAGGCAGAAAGCAGCATAAAAAGATCCTGAAATACCCAGGAGAAAAATCATGCTGCAGGAAAGTAGAGGTGCTCAAGCGTTATCCCTTCCCTGTGTTTTCAGATACGAAATTCGTGTCAGAAGGAATGGTTTGGGAGAAAATCAACCAACACTATGACCAGTTTTGTACTAACGACATATTTCGTATCTACTACACAGATTCAACAGACTCGCTTACTTCTGGTGCCATGCACTCCTCAATGAGATGGAGAACGTACTACTATGTTGCCCAATTTTACCTGAACGAGTGCTTCTCTCAGATTACCTATAACCCAACAGTGAGAAGAGCACTCCTCAGTGTTTCTCGATGTGCACTTTTATCGCATACCCCAATGAAAGAAGTTTTGGGAGGCCTCAGTGCGTGGTATACCAAGGTTTTGGTATGCTTGGGTTATCCGCTTGCTTGGATTATTCTCAAATTCCAACGCATACCCTATTGA
- a CDS encoding glycosyltransferase family 4 protein, which translates to MSRKKSDTIAIVITGLAFGGAERVTSYLANYFVSQGRNVHLISLTTGEHAYPLSEKITITEYDISPSLPVVFRYLSLIRNIRRTLKTIRPRVVLGMMSYSGSLACIANLGLGTPFIISERNDPYTSKGFSEFEKKILRFVYRTFVTKGVFQSKGALSYYYAETDPRGIVIPNPLFTESMPLPNTNSIGLETIVSAGRLNFQKNFSLLIQAFHKVHSLHPSSRLVIYGEGEQRVELESLVRSLGLEQAVSLPGIEKDIFSRFLEAGMFVLSSNFEGMPNALIEAMAMGLPCITTDYSQGRGTVIVDGENGLVVPRNDVDALANAMLSLIENPALAEELGREAVRIREVLDSTSVCKQWLSVIESTTV; encoded by the coding sequence ATGAGCAGAAAGAAGAGTGATACTATAGCGATTGTAATTACCGGTCTTGCCTTTGGTGGTGCAGAACGAGTGACTTCCTATCTGGCGAATTATTTTGTATCCCAAGGAAGGAATGTTCACTTGATCTCACTGACCACAGGAGAACATGCATATCCCTTATCCGAGAAAATCACCATCACTGAGTATGATATTTCTCCGAGCCTACCCGTTGTGTTTAGATATCTCTCGCTGATCAGGAATATCAGAAGAACCCTTAAAACTATTCGTCCTCGCGTAGTTCTGGGCATGATGTCATATTCGGGGAGCCTTGCTTGTATTGCAAATCTTGGGCTCGGAACACCTTTTATCATTTCTGAGAGAAATGATCCTTACACCTCAAAGGGATTTTCTGAGTTCGAGAAAAAGATACTCAGATTTGTGTACAGAACGTTTGTCACCAAAGGGGTATTCCAATCGAAGGGTGCACTTTCCTATTATTATGCTGAGACAGACCCCCGTGGTATTGTCATTCCCAATCCGTTGTTCACGGAATCCATGCCTCTTCCAAATACTAACAGTATTGGTTTGGAGACCATTGTATCTGCAGGAAGACTGAACTTTCAGAAGAATTTTTCTTTGCTCATTCAAGCTTTTCACAAGGTCCATTCGCTTCATCCATCCTCTCGATTGGTTATTTATGGGGAAGGGGAACAGCGAGTTGAGTTGGAAAGCCTTGTACGTTCTCTAGGATTGGAACAAGCTGTCTCCCTCCCTGGGATAGAGAAAGATATCTTCTCTAGGTTTTTGGAAGCTGGAATGTTTGTGCTTTCTTCCAATTTTGAAGGGATGCCTAATGCCCTCATAGAGGCAATGGCTATGGGACTTCCTTGTATCACAACCGATTACAGCCAAGGGCGAGGGACCGTCATTGTGGACGGGGAGAATGGTCTGGTTGTACCTCGCAATGATGTGGATGCGTTGGCAAACGCTATGCTGTCCTTGATTGAAAATCCAGCACTCGCTGAAGAACTCGGCAGAGAAGCTGTAAGAATTCGGGAAGTGCTTGATAGTACGTCTGTTTGCAAGCAATGGCTTTCTGTAATTGAATCAACTACCGTATAA
- a CDS encoding ATP-grasp fold amidoligase family protein produces MTMQLAKTKSLFDWFCDIVMLIFLSVVMAYGPDIHRVFIPAEILFVATFGTRFLIKRSKITNAFVGWSLAFIVLSVISVLYANNSAIAFNRLKSVIQVLVFGNLVLPYIKETKDSFSRFLEIFLFSALIVVVRLAINTPFHVFFITRLGETINVNPNTVGYLFSIAIIISLFLGITKRRWQFSIPIPLLLYLALFTGSRKVFILLFIGLFLLVLLFQKDMKSTVIASILTLIALVFGVIALFSIESLRNVFGQRLLNMISELLGSGADESTSIRMGMLKSGLSMFTQKPIFGWGLGAFTDLGGFDNYAHNNYVELLVAVGLIGTLVYYSLCFSIVIQGLKRFFRFEKKGSYVLSTAIMTAMLFDQVARVTYTEEFSNILIAMCYAGIVLDTPDKGLDFFQLMAKIGEYIRHPSRFVNHLLKSRLARLLPNALFLSLKYRMSNGKKCNLKEPHTYNEKLQWQKIYDHNPLYPHIVDKYEVRSHVSSSIGESYLVPLVGVYDDPSLISFDALPEKFVIKPTHTSGDVLFCYDKKTFDWEHAHKVMSQWMNSNYYWYDREWPYKEIKPRIIIEHLIQTEDGKPPKDYKIFCFGGEPRMAFVASDRPDDTKFDFFDISWNRLDVMQHYPNSTYEIPKLKQWDSMLALAKTLSAGLPQVRVDLYVDANEQILFGELTLFHFSGFEPFEPDSYDELLGSWVSLPQVTV; encoded by the coding sequence ATGACAATGCAACTGGCAAAAACCAAATCTCTGTTTGATTGGTTCTGTGATATCGTGATGCTCATATTTCTCAGTGTCGTAATGGCATATGGTCCTGATATCCATCGCGTATTCATTCCTGCAGAAATACTCTTCGTAGCAACTTTTGGAACAAGATTCCTGATAAAGCGCTCAAAGATTACCAATGCGTTTGTTGGATGGAGCCTGGCATTCATAGTTTTATCGGTAATTTCGGTCTTGTACGCAAACAATTCTGCAATTGCATTCAATAGGCTAAAATCGGTTATTCAGGTATTGGTTTTTGGGAATTTGGTGTTGCCATACATAAAGGAAACAAAAGATTCTTTTTCAAGATTTCTAGAGATTTTCCTTTTTTCAGCACTCATTGTTGTTGTCCGATTAGCCATAAATACACCATTCCATGTATTTTTTATTACGAGATTAGGTGAGACAATTAATGTTAATCCAAATACTGTTGGGTACCTTTTTTCTATTGCAATTATTATTTCTCTTTTTCTTGGAATAACCAAAAGACGTTGGCAATTTTCTATTCCAATTCCATTATTGCTCTATCTGGCATTATTCACTGGTTCTAGAAAGGTATTCATATTGCTTTTCATTGGTTTGTTTCTTTTGGTCTTACTTTTTCAGAAAGATATGAAGAGTACAGTTATTGCATCAATACTCACTCTCATAGCACTTGTCTTTGGTGTTATTGCTCTTTTTTCTATAGAATCTTTGAGAAATGTATTTGGGCAACGACTACTAAATATGATTTCCGAATTACTGGGTAGCGGTGCTGATGAAAGTACCTCTATAAGGATGGGAATGCTGAAAAGTGGCCTTTCCATGTTTACTCAGAAACCCATCTTTGGTTGGGGGCTTGGGGCGTTTACTGATTTGGGTGGCTTTGATAATTACGCGCACAATAACTATGTGGAGTTATTGGTCGCTGTTGGATTAATAGGAACTTTGGTTTATTACAGCCTTTGCTTCTCCATTGTTATACAAGGACTTAAAAGATTCTTTCGCTTTGAGAAGAAAGGCTCCTATGTGCTATCCACTGCCATCATGACAGCGATGCTGTTTGATCAGGTTGCTCGGGTAACCTATACAGAAGAGTTCAGTAATATTCTGATTGCCATGTGTTATGCAGGGATTGTGCTCGATACCCCGGACAAGGGCCTGGATTTCTTCCAATTGATGGCAAAGATTGGTGAGTATATTCGGCATCCTAGTAGGTTTGTGAATCACCTTCTAAAAAGTAGATTGGCTCGGTTGCTGCCTAATGCATTGTTCCTTTCACTGAAGTATAGGATGAGTAATGGGAAGAAATGTAATCTCAAAGAGCCTCATACGTATAATGAAAAACTGCAGTGGCAGAAAATATACGATCATAATCCTCTCTATCCCCATATCGTTGATAAGTATGAAGTTCGAAGTCATGTTTCTTCCAGCATCGGGGAATCCTATCTTGTCCCTCTGGTAGGGGTGTATGACGATCCTTCTCTTATTTCCTTTGATGCTCTTCCTGAAAAATTTGTTATTAAGCCTACCCATACTTCGGGTGATGTTTTGTTTTGTTATGATAAAAAAACCTTTGATTGGGAGCATGCTCATAAGGTGATGAGCCAGTGGATGAACTCGAATTACTACTGGTATGACCGTGAATGGCCCTATAAGGAAATCAAACCTAGGATTATTATTGAGCATCTCATCCAAACGGAAGATGGGAAGCCCCCAAAGGATTACAAGATTTTCTGTTTCGGGGGAGAACCCAGAATGGCTTTCGTTGCTTCCGACAGACCGGATGATACCAAGTTTGATTTTTTTGATATCTCTTGGAATCGGTTGGATGTAATGCAACACTATCCCAACAGTACGTACGAAATTCCCAAACTAAAACAATGGGATTCTATGCTGGCTTTGGCGAAAACGCTTTCTGCAGGGCTTCCGCAGGTCCGTGTTGACCTGTATGTTGATGCAAATGAGCAGATTCTCTTTGGGGAATTGACACTTTTCCACTTCTCTGGTTTTGAGCCCTTTGAACCCGATTCTTATGACGAGTTGCTGGGAAGTTGGGTATCACTTCCTCAGGTCACGGTATGA
- a CDS encoding LicD family protein: MPRIAISELQTLEFKMLEAVLAVFAGHSIPYYGLYGTALGAVRHKGTIPWDCDIDLGIPYSSYSQMLDCLRTELPSPYRVYFYDTDPSYSFLFARVGFEGMSHGYLHVDLFPLVGAPSEKEKQQAMLAQFNELYRFYPMKKHKPVWAKTRFRKVIKQALYDIRQCFYPKSIHAIEQEFHALCEYTPIDKASFLYTACPDEDERSFVQKQWFGEGTEVQYHSIQLRVPSDYHAYLTHTYGSYMEFPSKDEQQKGLSFTLEVPQALL, from the coding sequence ATGCCAAGAATTGCTATCAGTGAACTTCAGACATTGGAATTCAAGATGCTTGAAGCAGTCTTGGCCGTATTTGCAGGCCATTCAATTCCGTATTACGGGTTGTATGGGACAGCTCTTGGTGCTGTTCGTCATAAAGGGACAATCCCATGGGACTGTGATATTGATTTAGGGATACCTTACTCTTCATATTCTCAAATGCTTGACTGCCTTCGAACAGAGTTACCTTCTCCATACCGTGTGTACTTTTATGATACGGATCCTTCTTATTCATTCCTGTTTGCAAGGGTAGGGTTTGAAGGAATGAGCCATGGATATTTGCATGTAGATCTATTTCCCTTGGTTGGAGCTCCTTCAGAAAAAGAGAAGCAGCAAGCGATGCTAGCTCAGTTCAATGAGCTCTATCGCTTTTATCCAATGAAAAAGCACAAACCGGTTTGGGCAAAAACACGCTTCAGAAAAGTAATCAAACAGGCTCTGTATGATATCAGGCAATGCTTCTACCCCAAGTCGATCCATGCCATTGAACAGGAGTTTCATGCTCTGTGTGAATATACTCCAATTGATAAAGCGTCATTTCTTTACACAGCCTGTCCTGATGAAGACGAAAGAAGCTTTGTGCAAAAGCAATGGTTCGGGGAAGGAACAGAAGTACAGTATCACTCTATTCAATTACGTGTGCCTTCAGACTATCATGCATATCTAACGCATACATATGGATCATATATGGAGTTTCCTTCAAAAGATGAGCAACAAAAAGGACTTTCCTTTACTTTGGAAGTTCCACAAGCCTTACTTTAG